One Halobaculum roseum DNA segment encodes these proteins:
- a CDS encoding DNA-directed RNA polymerase subunit B'', whose amino-acid sequence MNREARRSVSREYFSQERLAEHHFRSFNNFLDRGMQRVVDEKETIETDIGDKEGQEPVYVELGDVRMTTPRVREADGSEELLYPQEARLRNITYAAPVFMEMKIIRGGEEEPETVVDQTETKVGRMPIMVGSNKCNISGFSDEELIEIGEDPVDPGGYFIVNGSERVLMTSEDLAPNKILAEYDSKYGDEIQVAKTFSQRRGYRALVLCERNREGLLEVSFPSVSGSVNFVTLVRALGLESDEEIVHRVSDDPEIVKFMLENLEEADVQTEEEAIETLGERVASGQGKNYQLKRANYVIDRYLLPHLHEEGVDEEDVRINKAYYLCRMAEACFELALDRRESDDKDHYANKRLKVSGDLMTDLFRTALNKLARDVKYQLERANMRNRQLTVNTVVRSDVLTERLEHPIATGNWVGGRSGVSQLVDRTDYMGVLSHLRRLRSPLSRSQPHFEARDLHATQWGRICPSETPEGPNCGLVKNFAQAMELSQNIEDEQGLKRELASMGVEGIPGIEGVDRASADD is encoded by the coding sequence ATGAACAGAGAGGCACGCCGCTCCGTCTCGCGGGAGTACTTCTCCCAGGAGCGGCTCGCGGAGCACCACTTCCGCTCGTTCAACAACTTCCTCGACCGCGGCATGCAGCGCGTGGTCGACGAGAAGGAGACGATCGAGACGGACATCGGCGACAAGGAGGGGCAAGAGCCCGTCTACGTCGAACTCGGCGACGTGCGGATGACGACCCCCCGCGTCCGCGAGGCCGACGGCTCCGAGGAGCTGCTGTACCCGCAGGAGGCGCGCCTCCGGAACATCACCTACGCCGCGCCGGTCTTCATGGAGATGAAGATCATCCGCGGCGGCGAGGAGGAACCCGAGACGGTCGTCGACCAGACCGAGACGAAGGTCGGCCGCATGCCGATCATGGTCGGCTCGAACAAGTGCAACATCTCCGGCTTCTCCGACGAGGAGCTCATCGAGATCGGCGAGGACCCCGTCGACCCCGGCGGCTACTTCATCGTCAACGGCTCCGAGCGCGTGCTCATGACCAGCGAGGACCTCGCGCCCAACAAGATCCTCGCGGAGTACGACTCGAAGTACGGCGACGAGATCCAGGTCGCAAAGACGTTCTCCCAACGGCGCGGCTACCGCGCGCTCGTCCTCTGTGAGCGCAACCGCGAGGGGCTGCTCGAAGTGAGCTTCCCCTCGGTGTCCGGCTCGGTCAACTTCGTGACCCTGGTCCGAGCGCTCGGGCTGGAGTCCGACGAGGAGATCGTCCACCGCGTCTCCGACGACCCGGAGATTGTGAAGTTCATGCTGGAGAACCTGGAGGAGGCCGACGTGCAGACCGAGGAGGAGGCCATCGAGACCCTCGGCGAGCGCGTCGCCTCCGGCCAAGGGAAGAACTACCAGCTCAAGCGGGCGAACTACGTCATCGACCGCTACCTCCTGCCGCACCTCCACGAGGAGGGCGTCGACGAGGAGGACGTCCGCATCAACAAGGCGTACTACCTCTGCCGGATGGCCGAGGCGTGCTTCGAGCTCGCGCTCGACCGCCGCGAGTCCGACGACAAGGACCACTACGCCAACAAGCGCCTCAAGGTCTCCGGCGACCTGATGACGGACCTGTTCCGGACGGCGCTCAACAAGCTGGCGCGCGACGTGAAGTACCAGCTCGAGCGCGCCAATATGCGCAACCGGCAGCTCACCGTCAACACGGTGGTTCGCTCGGACGTGCTGACCGAGCGCCTCGAGCACCCCATCGCGACGGGGAACTGGGTTGGCGGCCGCTCGGGCGTCTCCCAGCTCGTCGACCGGACCGACTACATGGGCGTGCTCTCGCACCTGCGTCGCCTCCGCTCGCCGCTCTCGCGGTCGCAGCCGCACTTCGAGGCGCGCGACCTGCACGCGACCCAGTGGGGTCGCATCTGCCCCTCCGAGACCCCGGAGGGCCCGAACTGCGGGCTGGTGAAGAACTTCGCGCAGGCGATGGAGCTCTCCCAGAACATCGAGGACGAACAGGGACTGAAGCGAGAACTCGCGTCCATGGGTGTCGAGGGCATCCCCGGCATCGAGGGCGTTGACCGCGCATCCGCGGACGACTAA
- a CDS encoding DNA-directed RNA polymerase subunit H, producing the protein MVNVSEHELVPDHTLLEEEGELEEVLEEYNVKRTDLPKIKRTDPAMPDEAEAGDVVRVERDSRTTDTAVVYRLVVE; encoded by the coding sequence ATGGTAAACGTAAGCGAACACGAACTCGTACCCGATCACACGCTCCTCGAGGAGGAAGGCGAACTCGAGGAGGTGCTCGAGGAGTACAACGTCAAACGGACCGATCTCCCCAAGATCAAGCGGACCGACCCCGCGATGCCCGACGAGGCCGAGGCGGGCGACGTGGTCCGCGTCGAACGGGACTCGCGAACCACCGACACGGCGGTCGTCTACCGCCTGGTGGTAGAATGA
- a CDS encoding group I intron-associated PD-(D/E)XK endonuclease, with amino-acid sequence MTSTDNPKNSKDIGDVTEARAVFELTKAGHTIAVPFGDNDGYDLLVEVDDGFLRIQCKTAWSIDSRVIRFNTHSQTTTDGEYRERTYDGEVDAFFVRYPATGTCYWIDIDEVSGHSMDLREEANIDHPSINWAGEFEFDGSIS; translated from the coding sequence ATGACTTCGACTGACAACCCGAAGAATTCGAAGGACATCGGCGACGTGACGGAAGCGCGTGCCGTTTTCGAACTCACGAAGGCCGGACACACTATCGCCGTGCCGTTCGGCGACAACGACGGCTACGACCTGCTCGTCGAGGTCGACGACGGATTCCTTCGAATCCAGTGTAAGACCGCGTGGTCCATCGACTCTCGCGTGATTCGATTCAATACCCACTCCCAGACGACCACGGACGGTGAATACCGCGAACGGACCTACGACGGCGAAGTGGACGCGTTCTTTGTTAGATATCCGGCAACGGGTACGTGTTACTGGATCGACATCGACGAAGTGTCCGGACACAGCATGGATCTCCGTGAGGAAGCGAACATCGACCACCCTTCGATCAACTGGGCAGGGGAATTCGAGTTCGACGGATCCATCTCGTAG
- a CDS encoding GAF domain-containing protein, translated as MTANRLLHVDADRDRRRALGDRVDADGRFAAEPEPCGEAALDTLGHEAYDAIAVGQPLPNGTAAFVRRVRGGYPDLPIVAYGDGGSADGETLRALFRAGITDHIVIDDATADGAGVASADGVGAATAALIDRLDGAVEVFHDRQRTDRGAAALRRLGEAIAGAPTDLDGAVEGLLAAVRATYEVDYAGLARIAGDDFRFVAGDGTEELCAAFDRTIPLEETYCATTVGERRTVASGPDGEVADRGRPPIGRRLGIECYLGTPVSVENELFGTLCVVDRSRRQGFAGWERTGIELAARWLGRELSHDREKTRLQARNRE; from the coding sequence ATGACCGCGAACCGCCTGCTCCACGTCGACGCCGACCGCGACCGTCGGCGGGCGCTCGGCGACCGCGTGGACGCGGACGGCCGGTTCGCGGCGGAGCCGGAGCCGTGCGGCGAGGCGGCGCTCGACACCCTCGGGCACGAGGCGTACGACGCCATCGCCGTCGGACAGCCGCTTCCGAACGGGACCGCGGCGTTCGTCCGCCGCGTCCGCGGCGGCTATCCGGACCTCCCGATCGTCGCCTACGGCGACGGGGGATCCGCCGACGGGGAGACGCTCCGCGCGCTGTTTCGCGCCGGCATCACCGACCACATCGTGATCGACGACGCGACCGCCGACGGGGCCGGCGTCGCGTCCGCCGACGGGGTCGGCGCCGCGACCGCCGCGCTGATCGACCGGCTGGACGGCGCCGTCGAGGTGTTTCACGACCGCCAGCGCACGGACCGGGGCGCGGCCGCGCTCCGTCGGCTCGGCGAGGCGATCGCCGGCGCGCCGACGGACCTGGACGGCGCCGTCGAGGGGTTGCTCGCCGCGGTTCGCGCGACCTACGAGGTCGACTACGCCGGGCTGGCCCGGATCGCCGGCGACGACTTCCGGTTCGTCGCCGGCGACGGCACCGAGGAGCTGTGTGCCGCCTTCGACCGGACCATCCCGCTGGAGGAGACGTACTGCGCGACCACCGTCGGCGAGCGGCGTACCGTGGCGTCGGGCCCCGACGGGGAGGTCGCCGACCGCGGCCGCCCGCCGATCGGTCGCAGGCTGGGGATCGAGTGTTACCTCGGAACACCGGTATCCGTCGAGAACGAGCTGTTCGGGACGCTGTGCGTCGTCGACCGCTCCCGCAGGCAGGGGTTCGCGGGGTGGGAGCGGACCGGGATCGAACTCGCGGCCCGCTGGCTCGGCCGCGAGTTGTCCCACGACCGCGAGAAGACGCGGCTCCAGGCTCGAAATCGCGAGTAG
- a CDS encoding ATP-binding protein yields the protein MHVIGNEGEGIRFPEKPGDIDGSGSGERRTGGPVAPLGRYRAPDDSVGARVGVDIDRPHAALVVGKRGAGKTHTLAVLAEGVAAADGLAPVVVDPMGVLDGLAADGGVVHRRPRVRPDAVPPAAWPALLDLDPAGAVGSLVWRAVAEAATPSVAGAREYVADADAERATRRAADAHLALAAEWDAFDPDGLTPRALASDEPTVLDCSGVPAPAAGAVCAAVARGLYEARVREEMDRLPWLFVDEAHAFFDGVAGDALATILTRGRAPGVSLACATQRPAALPAVAVSQADLLVAHRLHSRADIDALAAARPLAVADSLAERLPTGVGEALVVDDASETASTVRVRERRTPDGGASPRASDRPRDGCDRSHGGCRQE from the coding sequence GTGCACGTGATCGGCAACGAGGGCGAAGGAATCCGATTCCCGGAGAAACCGGGAGATATCGACGGGTCCGGGTCGGGCGAGCGACGAACCGGCGGGCCGGTCGCGCCGCTGGGCCGGTATCGCGCCCCAGACGACAGCGTCGGCGCGCGAGTCGGCGTCGACATCGACCGGCCGCACGCCGCGCTCGTCGTCGGCAAGCGCGGCGCGGGGAAGACCCACACCCTCGCGGTGCTCGCGGAGGGCGTCGCCGCGGCCGACGGGCTCGCGCCCGTGGTTGTCGATCCGATGGGCGTGCTCGACGGCCTCGCGGCCGACGGCGGCGTGGTCCACCGACGCCCGCGGGTTCGACCGGACGCCGTCCCGCCGGCGGCGTGGCCGGCGCTGCTGGACCTGGACCCGGCGGGCGCGGTCGGCTCGCTCGTGTGGCGCGCGGTCGCCGAGGCAGCGACGCCCTCGGTGGCAGGGGCGCGCGAGTACGTCGCCGACGCGGACGCCGAACGGGCGACCCGCCGGGCCGCGGACGCGCACCTCGCGCTCGCGGCCGAGTGGGACGCGTTCGACCCCGACGGACTGACGCCCCGGGCGCTCGCTTCCGACGAGCCGACGGTGCTCGACTGCTCGGGGGTCCCGGCACCGGCCGCCGGCGCGGTGTGTGCCGCGGTCGCCCGCGGGCTCTACGAGGCACGCGTCCGTGAGGAGATGGACCGGCTCCCGTGGCTGTTCGTCGACGAGGCGCACGCCTTCTTCGACGGCGTCGCCGGCGACGCGCTGGCGACGATCCTCACCCGGGGGCGCGCCCCGGGCGTCTCGCTCGCGTGTGCGACCCAGCGGCCCGCGGCGCTGCCGGCGGTCGCGGTGTCGCAGGCGGACCTGTTGGTTGCCCACCGGCTCCACAGCCGCGCGGACATCGACGCGCTCGCGGCGGCCAGACCCCTCGCGGTCGCCGACAGCCTCGCCGAACGGCTCCCGACGGGAGTGGGCGAGGCGCTCGTCGTCGACGACGCGAGCGAAACCGCGAGCACGGTCCGCGTGCGCGAGCGTCGGACGCCGGACGGCGGTGCCAGTCCCCGTGCGAGCGATCGGCCGCGCGATGGATGCGACCGCTCGCACGGCGGGTGCCGCCAGGAGTGA
- a CDS encoding Ig-like domain-containing protein: MRSLAATQRRRFAELRRDDRAIEGLPVRLVIALVVGVASLSVMLNMVSGVEGLAVSELDVRPAPEVTTPGEQELALTVVDPDGRPVAGATVVVAGDTARLDGVATGRTGANGTATVTVAPTLGPNREQGTLSVSIKPPAGGQYVDRRGNTRVLVVAE, translated from the coding sequence ATCCGTTCGCTCGCGGCGACCCAGCGCCGCCGGTTCGCCGAACTCCGCCGCGACGACCGTGCCATCGAGGGACTCCCGGTCCGCCTCGTCATCGCGCTCGTCGTCGGCGTCGCGAGCCTCAGCGTGATGTTGAACATGGTCAGCGGGGTGGAGGGGCTGGCCGTCTCGGAGCTCGACGTGCGGCCGGCGCCGGAGGTCACGACGCCGGGCGAGCAGGAACTCGCGCTCACCGTTGTCGACCCGGACGGCCGGCCCGTCGCCGGAGCGACCGTCGTCGTCGCCGGCGACACGGCCCGCCTCGACGGCGTCGCGACCGGGCGAACCGGGGCGAACGGCACGGCGACGGTGACCGTCGCCCCGACGCTCGGACCGAACCGCGAACAGGGGACGCTCTCCGTCTCGATCAAGCCGCCGGCCGGCGGGCAGTACGTCGACAGGCGGGGCAACACCCGCGTGCTCGTCGTGGCGGAGTGA
- a CDS encoding HalOD1 output domain-containing protein, whose protein sequence is MNPDPAESVSVSHDPETGEYSATFDPDAIDASIAVVEATAAIRREDPERHAPLFEVVDPDALDLLCSHGGDADTLVEFTYLRHRIRVRADGHISVVPLSND, encoded by the coding sequence GTGAACCCCGACCCCGCCGAATCCGTCTCCGTCTCCCACGATCCGGAGACTGGGGAGTACAGCGCCACGTTCGACCCGGACGCGATAGACGCGAGCATCGCCGTGGTCGAGGCGACCGCGGCGATCCGACGGGAGGACCCCGAGCGACACGCGCCGCTGTTCGAGGTGGTCGACCCCGACGCGCTCGATCTGCTCTGTAGCCACGGCGGCGACGCCGATACGCTCGTCGAGTTCACGTACCTCCGCCACCGGATCCGTGTTCGCGCCGACGGACACATCTCCGTGGTCCCTCTGTCGAACGACTGA
- a CDS encoding ring-cleaving dioxygenase — MLTDTLGIHHVTSMVGDAQANRDFYVGTLGLRLVKRTVNHQDVLRHHLYYGNGAGDLGTVYTCFPYPNEPPGRRGRPQITAAAFAVPEGSLDYWGDRLDDRGVDAERVARFDEAALRFEDPSGTRLELVAADQPVDPWTDGSVPERAAIRGIHGVTALPTNPFATASVLDTLGLDLVGEDGNRVRYRAGGDHATVVDLLDREADFAREGTGSIHHVAFRVADEEELREWHDLFRERDIDVSRIRDRYYYKAIYVREPGGILIELSTEGPGFGVDEDEASFGESLVLPPWAEEDREMIEGQLPPLDGSASSSGGDGYRGVGRGADGADDGASDGAGDDGDLD, encoded by the coding sequence ATGCTCACCGACACACTCGGCATTCACCACGTCACGTCGATGGTCGGCGACGCGCAAGCGAACCGCGACTTCTACGTCGGGACGCTCGGGCTGCGGCTCGTGAAGCGAACGGTGAACCATCAGGACGTGCTCCGCCATCACCTCTACTACGGGAACGGCGCCGGCGATCTGGGCACCGTCTACACTTGCTTCCCGTACCCGAACGAGCCGCCCGGCCGCCGCGGGCGCCCGCAGATCACCGCGGCGGCGTTCGCGGTCCCGGAGGGCTCGCTCGACTACTGGGGCGACCGACTCGACGACCGCGGCGTCGACGCCGAGCGCGTCGCCCGCTTCGACGAGGCGGCGCTCCGGTTCGAGGATCCCTCGGGAACTCGGCTGGAGCTCGTGGCCGCCGACCAGCCGGTCGACCCGTGGACCGACGGGTCGGTTCCCGAACGGGCCGCGATCCGCGGGATCCACGGCGTGACCGCGCTGCCGACGAACCCGTTCGCGACCGCGAGCGTGCTGGACACGCTCGGGCTCGACCTCGTCGGCGAGGACGGCAACCGCGTCCGCTACCGTGCGGGCGGCGATCACGCGACGGTCGTCGACCTGCTGGACCGCGAGGCCGACTTCGCCCGGGAAGGAACGGGGAGCATCCACCACGTGGCGTTCCGTGTCGCCGACGAGGAGGAGCTTCGCGAGTGGCACGATCTCTTCCGCGAGCGCGACATCGACGTGTCGCGCATCCGCGACAGGTACTACTACAAGGCGATCTACGTCCGCGAGCCGGGCGGGATCCTGATCGAGCTGTCGACCGAGGGGCCGGGGTTCGGGGTCGACGAGGACGAGGCGAGCTTCGGCGAGTCGCTGGTGCTCCCGCCGTGGGCCGAGGAGGACCGCGAGATGATCGAGGGACAGCTCCCGCCGCTCGACGGTTCGGCCTCGAGCTCGGGCGGAGACGGCTACCGAGGCGTCGGCCGAGGCGCCGATGGCGCGGACGACGGCGCCAGCGACGGCGCCGGCGACGACGGAGATCTCGACTGA
- a CDS encoding alpha/beta hydrolase — translation MFPGGTLPDDLPGPHAGQPVVTAGAPRGAAEAAVVCLHGRGATAQGAINLYEPVARHGVAFVAPQATRSRWFPHAADAPRERNEPHVSSAVAVVDAVLDRTREALGLPAEAVVLTGFSQGAAVAAEYAAGTGGRHPLALLSGGLLGPTVDPGQYGGDLGGTPVLVAGGADDERVPIERLAATARAFESLGGDVTERVYEGVGHEVTDDEFAWLVNLLAELMVE, via the coding sequence ATGTTCCCGGGCGGGACGCTGCCCGACGACCTCCCCGGCCCGCACGCCGGGCAGCCGGTCGTCACCGCGGGCGCGCCGCGGGGCGCGGCGGAGGCGGCGGTCGTGTGTCTCCACGGTCGCGGCGCCACCGCGCAGGGTGCGATCAACCTCTACGAGCCGGTCGCGCGCCACGGCGTCGCGTTCGTCGCCCCGCAGGCGACCCGGAGCCGGTGGTTCCCGCACGCGGCCGACGCGCCGCGCGAGCGCAACGAGCCGCACGTCTCATCCGCCGTGGCGGTCGTCGACGCCGTCCTCGACCGGACGCGGGAGGCGCTCGGTCTCCCCGCAGAGGCGGTCGTCCTCACCGGGTTCTCCCAGGGCGCCGCCGTCGCCGCGGAGTACGCCGCCGGGACCGGCGGTCGTCACCCGCTCGCGCTGCTCAGCGGCGGGCTGCTCGGGCCGACCGTCGACCCCGGGCAGTACGGCGGTGATCTCGGGGGGACGCCCGTCCTCGTCGCCGGCGGCGCGGACGACGAGCGCGTGCCCATCGAGCGCCTCGCGGCGACGGCGAGGGCGTTCGAGTCGCTCGGCGGCGACGTGACCGAGCGCGTCTACGAGGGCGTCGGCCACGAGGTCACCGACGACGAGTTCGCGTGGCTGGTGAACCTGCTCGCGGAACTGATGGTCGAGTGA
- a CDS encoding helix-turn-helix domain-containing protein, producing the protein MIEECLVVEVRVSGDDCPLAEATAATRTPVRAEPPQLRADGNVLLRFGAPRDDDLAARLDADDRIRYLHRSRAGERDTYRCLSKQPCVVHELVSAGLLVEAVTYRDGDATVTGAVVGHEVLRGVMETAGETVGVELTRTYPLREEPAPVAGRFGLTPPQTEALRAAVEAGYFAVPREASSEEVAAELGLSKSAFLERLRRAEATLYRDLFGE; encoded by the coding sequence ATGATCGAGGAGTGTCTCGTCGTGGAGGTGCGCGTGAGCGGCGACGACTGCCCGCTCGCGGAGGCGACGGCGGCGACGCGAACGCCGGTCCGGGCGGAGCCGCCGCAGTTGCGCGCCGACGGCAACGTCCTGTTACGCTTCGGCGCGCCGCGCGACGACGACCTCGCCGCGCGTCTCGACGCCGACGATCGGATCCGCTACCTCCACCGGTCGCGGGCCGGGGAGCGCGACACCTACCGGTGTCTCTCGAAACAGCCGTGTGTCGTCCACGAGCTGGTGTCGGCCGGGCTGCTCGTCGAGGCGGTGACCTACCGCGACGGCGACGCGACGGTGACCGGCGCCGTCGTCGGCCACGAGGTGCTTCGGGGAGTGATGGAGACGGCCGGCGAGACGGTCGGGGTGGAGCTGACGCGGACGTATCCGCTCCGGGAGGAGCCCGCCCCGGTCGCCGGCCGGTTCGGGCTCACGCCGCCACAGACCGAGGCGCTGCGCGCGGCAGTCGAGGCGGGGTACTTCGCGGTGCCGCGGGAGGCCAGCTCCGAGGAGGTAGCCGCCGAGTTGGGGCTGTCGAAGAGCGCGTTCCTCGAACGGCTCCGGCGCGCGGAAGCGACGCTGTACCGTGATCTGTTCGGCGAGTGA
- a CDS encoding Phenylacetic acid catabolic protein gives MDIETVKERAGPRQFGPSDDMPEEYRRAATRMIQFHANSEVMGGYLDKEFTRHAPSLDRKLANTAKVQDEIGHAQLLYRAAETLGVKTREEMLDELQNGEGKFLNCFHYPVDSWYEAPMIDFFVDGGAMRRQATLKSTSWTPYAHAMDKVCFEEGFHVKHGESILRELMRGSKATRERTQETFEEWWPRILQFFGPTNDESTHNDFAQEVGLKTTSNDELRNSFLNMYVPKAEKYGLEIPEYPRIFERDDGTMAVREDDLDWDEFWTIAKNDYEGSHEQIGSRARRQEAVAWVRESLDSWEGSAAGTPQAAD, from the coding sequence ATGGACATCGAGACGGTGAAGGAGCGCGCCGGACCGCGGCAGTTCGGTCCGAGCGACGACATGCCCGAGGAGTACCGTCGGGCGGCGACGCGGATGATCCAGTTTCACGCCAACAGCGAGGTGATGGGCGGGTACCTCGACAAGGAGTTCACCCGCCACGCGCCGTCGCTCGACCGCAAGCTGGCGAACACCGCGAAGGTGCAAGACGAGATCGGCCACGCGCAGTTGCTCTACCGCGCCGCCGAGACGCTCGGCGTGAAGACGCGCGAGGAGATGCTCGACGAGCTGCAGAACGGCGAGGGGAAGTTCCTCAACTGCTTCCACTACCCGGTGGACTCGTGGTACGAGGCGCCGATGATCGACTTCTTCGTCGACGGGGGCGCGATGCGCCGGCAGGCCACCCTGAAGTCCACGAGCTGGACGCCGTACGCCCACGCGATGGACAAGGTGTGCTTCGAGGAGGGGTTCCACGTGAAACACGGCGAGTCGATCCTGCGCGAGCTGATGCGCGGGTCGAAGGCGACCCGGGAGCGCACCCAGGAGACGTTCGAGGAGTGGTGGCCGCGCATCCTCCAGTTCTTCGGGCCGACGAACGACGAGTCCACCCACAACGACTTCGCCCAGGAGGTCGGGCTGAAGACGACCTCGAACGACGAGCTGCGCAACTCGTTCCTCAACATGTACGTCCCGAAGGCCGAGAAGTACGGGCTGGAGATCCCCGAGTACCCGCGCATCTTCGAGCGCGACGACGGCACGATGGCGGTCCGCGAGGACGACCTCGACTGGGACGAGTTCTGGACCATCGCGAAGAACGACTACGAGGGGAGCCACGAGCAGATCGGCTCGCGCGCCCGCCGCCAGGAGGCCGTCGCGTGGGTCCGCGAGAGTCTGGATAGCTGGGAGGGAAGCGCCGCGGGAACGCCGCAGGCGGCCGACTGA
- the paaB gene encoding 1,2-phenylacetyl-CoA epoxidase subunit PaaB produces MIWEVFRQEKPGDYHRHVGNVHAPDREMAKLFAQIQHARRMQTNSLWVVPQSEIGEVDAEEAAFGGRTDKSYRWAMTYNDIDASFAQEVADSEAEQREAAKKRREQLESEGEA; encoded by the coding sequence ATGATCTGGGAAGTGTTCAGACAGGAGAAGCCGGGCGACTACCACCGCCACGTCGGCAACGTCCACGCGCCCGACCGCGAGATGGCGAAGCTGTTCGCGCAGATCCAGCACGCCCGCCGGATGCAGACCAACTCGCTGTGGGTGGTCCCGCAGTCGGAGATCGGCGAGGTCGACGCCGAGGAGGCCGCCTTCGGCGGCCGCACGGACAAGTCCTACCGCTGGGCGATGACGTACAACGACATCGACGCGTCGTTCGCCCAGGAAGTGGCCGACAGCGAGGCCGAACAGCGCGAGGCGGCCAAGAAGCGCCGCGAGCAGCTGGAATCCGAGGGAGAAGCATGA
- the paaC gene encoding 1,2-phenylacetyl-CoA epoxidase subunit PaaC — translation MGDTGDNANDESADAPAAASLDRGDLSPEQQVALEELLFRLADDEFVHAERLTEWQIFAPTIESDLALANVAQDEFGHARLWYDLLQELGYSEEECIWRRPADDWTHATLVERPFADDGWGDAIVRTYLYDVAERIRLEALVDTSYAPLADRVGKALAEEEYHREHALSWLERLASDDDARERLQAAVDDLFPHALSLFYPGEREAEIRAAGFRRESLASMREEWLDTVVPSLEGYGLVVPEPDEVDRPDARGRDGSHTDDWFDLREAFTETHREVDFETPARLRGEEA, via the coding sequence ATGGGCGACACGGGCGACAACGCCAACGACGAATCCGCGGACGCGCCCGCGGCCGCCTCCCTCGACCGCGGCGACCTGTCCCCCGAACAGCAGGTGGCGCTTGAGGAGCTCCTCTTCCGCCTCGCGGACGACGAGTTCGTCCACGCCGAGCGACTCACCGAGTGGCAGATCTTCGCGCCGACCATCGAGTCGGACCTGGCGCTCGCCAACGTCGCGCAGGACGAGTTCGGCCACGCACGCCTGTGGTACGACCTTCTGCAGGAACTCGGCTACTCCGAGGAGGAGTGCATCTGGCGCCGGCCGGCCGACGACTGGACCCACGCGACGCTGGTGGAACGGCCGTTCGCCGACGACGGCTGGGGCGACGCCATCGTCCGCACCTATCTGTACGACGTGGCCGAGCGAATCCGGCTCGAGGCGCTCGTCGACACCAGCTACGCCCCGTTGGCCGACCGCGTCGGCAAGGCGCTCGCCGAGGAGGAGTACCACCGCGAGCACGCGCTCAGTTGGCTCGAACGCCTCGCGAGCGACGACGACGCCCGCGAGCGCCTGCAGGCCGCCGTCGACGACCTGTTCCCGCACGCGCTGTCGCTGTTCTACCCGGGCGAGCGCGAGGCCGAGATCCGGGCCGCCGGCTTCCGTCGCGAATCGTTGGCCTCGATGCGCGAGGAGTGGCTCGACACCGTCGTCCCGTCGCTGGAGGGGTACGGGCTCGTCGTCCCCGAGCCCGACGAGGTCGACCGCCCCGACGCCCGCGGCCGCGACGGGAGCCACACCGACGACTGGTTCGACCTGCGGGAGGCGTTCACCGAGACGCACCGCGAGGTCGATTTCGAGACGCCCGCACGCCTGCGCGGGGAGGAGGCGTAG
- the paaD gene encoding 1,2-phenylacetyl-CoA epoxidase subunit PaaD produces the protein MPTNMPTDVPGGSPDGAADDAPDSTAIDDDTAAAAGADACAYTAYEDGEAPEEYPKTGAGATGVEADVWDALYGVEDPEMPVSVVDLGLIYDVAVDDDGRCEVAMTLTYTGCPARDMLTNDVRCAAETAPGVDEAEVRLRYSPEWTVAMVTDAGREALREFGLSV, from the coding sequence ATGCCGACGAACATGCCGACGGACGTGCCCGGCGGTTCCCCGGACGGCGCCGCGGACGACGCACCCGACAGCACCGCCATAGACGACGACACCGCCGCCGCAGCCGGCGCCGATGCGTGCGCCTACACCGCCTACGAGGACGGCGAGGCGCCCGAGGAGTACCCGAAGACCGGCGCGGGCGCGACCGGCGTCGAGGCCGACGTGTGGGACGCGCTGTACGGGGTCGAGGACCCCGAGATGCCAGTCAGCGTGGTCGACCTCGGCCTGATCTACGACGTGGCCGTCGACGATGACGGGCGCTGCGAGGTGGCGATGACGCTCACGTACACCGGCTGTCCCGCCCGCGACATGCTCACGAACGACGTGCGCTGCGCCGCCGAGACCGCCCCGGGCGTCGACGAGGCCGAGGTACGCCTGCGGTACTCGCCGGAGTGGACCGTCGCGATGGTGACCGACGCGGGGCGGGAGGCTCTGCGCGAGTTCGGGTTGAGCGTGTGA
- the paaE gene encoding 1,2-phenylacetyl-CoA epoxidase subunit PaaE, which produces MRRNAPDPSVAAGVAGSDAEDDPAECPYCGSTDTEREHPKGPGLCRSMHFCTECGEPFERFG; this is translated from the coding sequence ATGCGTCGGAACGCGCCCGACCCGAGCGTCGCCGCGGGGGTCGCCGGGAGCGACGCGGAGGACGACCCCGCGGAGTGTCCGTACTGCGGGTCGACCGACACCGAGCGCGAGCACCCGAAGGGCCCGGGGCTGTGCCGGTCGATGCACTTCTGCACCGAGTGCGGGGAGCCGTTCGAGCGGTTCGGGTAA